From the Hordeum vulgare subsp. vulgare chromosome 1H, MorexV3_pseudomolecules_assembly, whole genome shotgun sequence genome, the window TTCTGTATTCTGCGTTTAAGTCAGGAGTATTGTTCATGGTTAAATATATGTGTTGTTATTGTTTGACCATTGGTGTTAGATAGACACTACTAGTAATGCTAAGGTCGTGATGGTAATCTAGTACCCTTGCTGATTTTCATAGCTGCTCATGTGTACGTATCCTGAATTCCTGATGCTTGCTGAGCTGGTGATGGGTGGTTCTGCTTCTCGAATCCAATCTTTAATGGAGATTCCTCCCAGGATTGATGAGGAGATCTGCTAATTTTGTGATTAGTTTGACCATTCGTGTATGCAGATGCTGGTAATGCTACGGTCGTGGTGGTAATCTAGTACTCCGGTTGCACGCCGGTGGGCAGTTCGTGCAGGAGTTAAAAATCCCTGCGAGGTCGCTTGATCCGAATACGATACACTGCTTTCGTCAAATATGTGTACTGTTATCGATTTAATCGTCTTGTTATGTTCAGCATGAAGGTCACAAGTTCATGGTTAACATGCCAACATTTAGGTCACTCTGTTACAAATTTAGTTTTGATTTCGTAGAAGAGTGACTTTttttcatgatcataggaatggaTGATGGAATAGTTGGTGTTCAAGAATCAAGTGACATGTCTATTTCAAGTGATGACGACGGCATTAAGCAACAAAATCAAAGCAACATGGAAATTGAACATGACCATATTGAAGATCAACCAGATTCGTTACTTGGAGACCCTGAATTGGGGATGACCTTCGATACTGAGAATGAGGTGCGAGAGTACTATATCAAATATGCTAAAGCAAAAGGCTTTGGTGTGACGAGAAGAAGCTCACATAGTGATGATAATGGACAAGTAAAGTACCTTACACTTTGTTGCTCTCGGTATGGTAAGACTTAATCGAACTCAAGAAATATGTTGAAGCCAAACccaacagccgggataggatgtgaAGCTAAAATTTATGTTACACGTGGTCCTGATGGGAAGCTTCATCTTTCAAAGGCGATTTTGGATCACAATCATGCATTGAGTCCACATAAATCTCGGTTATTTAGATGCAATAAGAAGTTAAATTTCCATGTCAAGCGCAGGCTTGAGCTGAATGACCGCGCCGGAATAAGAGTAAACAAGAATTTCAATTCTTTTGTTGTGGCAGCAGATGGTCATGAGAACCTAACTTTTGGTGAGAAAACGTGTCGCAATTTTCTAGAGAAAACAAGAAGGTTAAAATTTGGTAGTGGTGATGCTGAAGCGGTTCGTGACTATTTTATCAAAATGCAATCCGACAATCCAAACTTTTTTAGTGTCATGGATGTTGATGATGAATCCCGACTTCAGAATGTTTTTTGGGATGATGCAAGAAGCAGAGCAGTGTATGAATCTTTTCATGATGTCATTACTTTTGACACAACATACTTGGTGAACAAATATGATATGCCTTTTGCTTGTTTTGTCGGAGTGAATCATCATGGCCAATCAGTGCTGCTAGGGTGTGCTTTATTATCAAATGAAGATACTCCAACATTTGTCTGGTTATTTGAAGCATGGCTTACTTGTATGTCAAATCGGCATCCAAAAGCTATTATaactgatcaagcaaaagcaattCAGAATGGTGTGGAAGAAGTTTTCCCTGAATCTCGATATAGATGGTGCttgtgctagtttcatcatggatGGCCGAGTCTTAGAGCGTACCGGTTCGGCCGTTGCTATGAAATCGGATGCATGAAATGTTGCTCACCGGAGACGAAACAGGGGTGCTGCCGGAGTTAGAGAAGAAACGCATCGAATCAAGGACTACAGATCTGGTGGATGATTTCTGATTCAAATACTCTCAGCAGCAGCATCGGGAGGCCGCAGGATCGGGAGGCCACCACACAGCTTCCATAGCAGCACCACATAGCAGTCTCCCATGGCAGCATGGGTCCATCATTGCAACCTCGCCGGAGCTTCCGACGACCGCCGCGGCGCTCCACTGCAACCTCGCCGGAGCTTCAGCTACCGACCCGGCGCTTCACTGCAACCTCGTCGGAGCTTCATTCCAACCTTGTCGGAGCTCGAACGACCGTTGGCGGTTCACTGCAGCTCCGGCGGCCCTTCAACGCAACTCTGCGCCGCGAGCTCCATGGCAACACCTCGACGTGCGCCACCAGTGAAGCTGTGCCATGCCAACACAGCGAGCTCCATGGCAACACCTCGACGTGTGCCACCGACGGAGCTTCACTGCGCCACGCCGGCGTGGCGGGCTTCATGGCAGCATCTCGATGTGCGCCACCGGTGGAGCTTCACTGCGCCACGCCGGTGCCACGAGCTTCATGGCAGCACCACGATGGCGTCCGACGAAGCGTCAATGCAGTGCTGCCACCGCGCACGGCGGTGCTCCAACGCAGTGAGACGCCGATGGGGTTGCTGTGGTGAAGCACATGGCAGGGACGGGCGGATGAACATGCGACGGCGATGCGCGTGCTTCGTCGTTTGCAGCACCGGCGGACACCATTGCATCCCCCGGTGAAGCCGCAACACCAGCGCGGCGGAGCTCCACTGCAGCCGCGGCAGCGATGCGCGGTGCTCCAATGTAGCGTCGGCAGCCCGTCGACGCGGAGGTGGCGGCGTTGCCATGGGACTCCTCTCTCGGGAGTGACGAACAGGGGTGGAGGAGGGGAAAAATGTGTGGAACAAGACGTTCGGGAATAGATAAGGTCATGGAGGGGAAGCGGTGGATGGTCGCAGAGGCACGTGTCAAACGCAGAGGGTGGTTTACATGTGGTGATAATCAACCAGTTTATTTTGATGCTTTTTCTTGAATCAATCGATTCTGGATCGGCTCCGGTGTCCCAGATGAACACGCTGCAAGGTAGAGGATGACAGGGTGGGACCCATAGTCAGTGGCGGAGAGCtgagaaagaaaaacagaaaaaaaggaagtGGAGGGGTGGGTGCTCGCTGGGCTAAATGGGCCGGTCTGCTATTTCAATAATTCGCGTGTGCGAGGTATAGAAATGGGCTTCGTCTGCTGTGCTTCTATAGCCCAAGGTGAAGAGTAAACACTACGAAAACTAAATCGTGCATAGGAAAGTCTCTTGGCTAAAATAAAATATCAGTTAAATTCCTAAAATACTATAAACACACAGGAAAACACTATAGCTACATAAAAATAATGAACAATTTTTAGAGACCAAAACTAAATAAAATACACACAAAACTTCTGTAAATTATATTTTGGGGCTTTGTAAATGTTCCACAAAACATGTTAAAACTTCAGAGATAAAACCAAATAACAGTTAAAGAATCTGCAAACAAAATATATTGAAGGAGTCATATTTCCTTCTCTCataatattttattttttgaatgaGAATTGTTGTCAATATTCAAAATCGAAATGAGAGAATACTCAATTACTCCACCAATATTATTATTTGATGAAGTCATATCATCCTCTCTCATTTTTGAATTGGAAATTCCTGAACATTATAGGAGCTTCTCATCCGATTTTTGGCAACTTCCGGGATGTTCTTCCCCTGAttaatttttctgttttttcttgtcttatgatttttttcttatATTTCGAAAATTACTTGATTTCGTCaacattttcaatttttttgaaaatttatgaaaacacaaaaattacatgaattcatgattttttttacaaatttaaaaaaatatttgttaACACTATTTAATTTATGAATCTTTTAATTTAATGAACTGTATTCaaatttataaatatattttcaaatttttaaacAGTTTTACTAATTTGGAAAACTGTATAAAtgtttaaacattttttaaatacatgaacTATTTGGAATTGTGGTAGTTTTTTGAATGCTTGAAAAATTTAAAATTTATGAACTTAATGTGAATTCCTGAACATTTTATTAATTCTTccatatttatcaaattcatgtACATTTTATAAATTATGGAGAAAAATAGAATCCTctaatattttatgaatctgaaaaCAGGTTTCAAATATTATAAAGAAATCTTGAGTCTGTTAACAAGTTTTTAGACTTATGAAGAAACAAGTTTTTGGGTTTAAAACTCAAGTTGTTGAGTATGAAAAAGTTACAAAAAAGCTAACATTGGAGAAGTGCTGGCAAAACGAAAAATTTCGATGAGCTCGGTTTATAATTTGCTAGTTAAAACGAAAATCCGGGAAGAAAACTAGTTAGAGAACATAGAAGTTCCTTCATATTCAAGCGCAGAGGAAAGGAACATGTTCTTGATGCATGAATCACTTGCTGAGGATGAATTCACAAGGACCTTAGGCCTAGTACTTTTCGCTCGATTCTGGTGATTCTAGGTTTGGAAAATCAAAAGCTTAAAAGAACTCGATTTGATTGTCTAAAATCATCACACAATCGCTAGAATCGGTAGTGCAATCGAAAATCGCGTGCAAACCTTGATTCTGGCGATTCTAGGCACTTCCATAAAATAAAACGATCCAGTTTGAGACAATACACCTATTTCAAACGCAAATTACAAGGGAAATGCCACTAGAGGCTAGCCGCACGAACGAAAACGAGTCGTGCGACTCCTTCCTCTTGCCCTGCATCCCCCACTCCCCGCTCATCCTCGTGGTGGGGTTCCAGGGGCGCCGCCACCCGAGTGCCCGCCCTAGCAGCTCCTCCGCCAGCCCAACGCCGACCCTCCGCCCCACTCCTCCGCTCCGCACGCTCGCCTCCAGGCCGGGAGCCGCTGCTCCGCCCCGTTTGGTGTTCTCAAGATGAAATGACTAATTCTCGGAGGCATACCACGGTACAAACCAGATGCCCAAAAGATGATTGTCACTTCATACATGTGTCTCGACAACTTCATTCATGATAGCTAGCTGCATGATGAGCATTTTGATAACTTTGATAATGATGCGTATGTGCAACCCCATTGCCATTTACAGGCACCAACGCTCTACCACCCGAAGATGATGGTACCATGGCCGCAACACGTGAGGCTATTGCTACCAGTCTTGTACCAGGAGATTAGTCAATCTATTTGTACTGGAACTTCTTTTGTAGCAAAGAAAACGCGAAAACCTTCGTTACTGTAATATTTATCTATCTAAGATATTCATAAATCGTATTCATGCTCATATTTTATGATAAATTGTTTGAAACATCTAAGTGTTAGCAATCCAGCATCCAATTTTTGTTCAGAGGCGTTAATGATATTTCAACATACAACTTGCCCATAATATCAGACCACAATCTCCGACAAGAACTCGATGGCTGATTCAGGCTGATTTTGAAGGAAGATGATTGTGGTAAAGTTTCCCAAAAGCTGATCCTGGAGAATCAAAAGTTGAAAAGAACTCTGCCTTAGTGTCGTTGTGGGCTATTTGAAAGGTCATACATAAGGATATATACCAGTCGCCTCTTTTGATTTTCTTCATTTCTATCTCAATTTAATGTGTTTCCTTTAAATTTCTATGTTCCtttgtttttattattgtttttatttttcttcaatTTTCTTTCGTTTATTttgcttctttctcttttttttgtataCATTGGCAAAAAATTATATGTTTAACCATTTTCAATACATGATTTATGTTTAAAAAATGCATGTTTAATGACTTTTTTTATACACATTGTATATTTTCTGTATATGTTAGGAACATTATTTTTACAGCTTGAACATTTCTTAAGTGTATGATTAAGATCGTTTGTTACGCGATcatcattttttttatgttttgatGTTCCATTTTTCAATCCATGTTCTACATTATTTATATACACCAGAATATTTTTTACATGTGTATCATTATTTAAATAGATGATTAATTTTTTCTCAAATAGTTTGTCTTTGATGACTACTTTTTCCGTACACATTATACATTTTCGTATGTGTCTCGAACAGttccaatttttttgaaatacaCGATTAATTTTTTTTGATATATGTTAAATAATTTGTTTAAAACTAGCAAAATAATCAAAGATTTACTTTTTTTGTGAGAATCAAAGATTTACTTAcaaaaatactccctctgtaaactaatataagagcgtttagattactATAGGGGTTCCATGCCACCGACAAATGAGAGGAGCTTAGGCGATAAAATTTAGAGGTGTGGCTGGCCCAATATTATGGCAGGCCTTGGCTTGTCAAGAAGCGCTCTCACTTTCCCTTGACTTATCACTTGCAGCTATACATATTGCTTCAGACTGTCAAGGTGTGATCAAAGATATCCATGAAAATACCGGTGGGCTACACTCTAGCATTATCAAGGAGATTCATCTTACATCTTAGCAGTTCTCTCGCTATTCCATCATCTTCAAAGGAGGAGAAACTAACGTTGAGTCACATAGCCTCGCTAGACATAATCTATGCCTTTTTTTAGATGCCATGTGTGGCTCCTTAATCCTCCAGATCTGCGTTGTATCCCTATAAACTTTTTTAATCAATAAAGTGAAGTGTGTTTAGACTAAAAATAGCTAGAGGAGCTTAGgtgttttttagaaaaggaggatgagccCCGACTTGtgcatctggaagatgcatgcAGTTATTTTATTAACTATTCATAAAGACCTTACAAAACAATACATCAATATATCTGAAGCCGTCATCTTGGCAACATctatcgctactcctatccaatgaTGAAGGGGTGCCGAATGTCCGAACTGAATACTAAATAGACATCACACCAAAGTCTCACATCTAAAGCTGGATGCCCCGAtcaagccacataccgggtctagGGCACAAATCGGTTTGATGCACTCTCATaggtcgtggtcgtcgtctttCATCATCCATCTTCAGAGCACGTACTGACACATTGACCTTGCCAAGCCTGCCATCGATGCCCTCGCGGCGCTAGACAATGCCTCCACCGTACGCGCATTCATCATCATCCATCCGTCATTGAGACTTTGATGCGCCTCGCCGCCGAGACTCTACGACGTTGATGTGTCACAGGGAACATCGCTGCATCGTAGATGCCGTCCACTGGTCCCTCGAGCCTATgtacacctccaagaatgacACCCTTAAGAGGGGTACGACACATGAGTAGCGAATAGAGGGTCTAAAGCTTGTCTCCaatgatgccttcaagaaggggaTGACGTAGAAAGACGCCGCCATCGCCGACCTTGGCAACGTCCCAAGAGTAGGGTTTTCACCCGGATCCTCTTGAGGACCCTCCATCCAACATCGTGTGCATGGAACCGCTACCAATCATCGTCGCCACGCATGAAGGTCGTACCAGTCGGATCGGATCTGACAGGAGACCAGGCCCACCACACCCCCGCCACCGGGATCAGATTTGATCTAACCCACCGCCGCTGCGGGTACGCAACCAATGTACAACGGGCCGACTCCACCGCATAGTCCCGATGAGGCCGCCGCCACCGTGATCTGCCACCGCTGAGCTGTCGATCCCCGCGCCCGCTTGACTCCGCCTCCTGTCGAGACCGCCCCGCACCAGCCCTTCAAGGCGGAAAGAACGGGATCCTGCCTCCGACTACCGTAAGGGGCTTGCATCGGCCGCCCCGACCGACGACGAGGTTGGCGGAATGTGGTGAGGAGGCTAGGGGAAGGAGatccccgccgccgcccgagTTGCCCGTGGGAGGGGGGCGCGGGGCTGGGAGTTGTGAGATTAGTCCTCTCACGCTTGAGTGCCTAACAAAAATGATACATAAGTACTGGAGAGGAGTGATTCACAGGAAACGACGAACTCACTTGGTGTCATGGGACATCATGCTTAGGCCCAAATCATATGGAAAATTGGACTCCAAGATATGAAACCGTTTACTTTGTGGGCAAGCCCGGCCTGGCCCGGAAATTTCGGACTGAGTTTGGGTTGGTATGGCCGGGCCAGGTTTCTCATGGCCAAGTCTACCCTTAATAGATTCTTGATAGATGTTGGCAATGCGTCCTCGACATGGCAAACTATTGTATATGGGCTTGAGCTGCTAAAGTAAGATCATTTGAAGGATCGGAAACGGTTCCCAAGTTCGAATATGGCATGATCCTTGGATCCTTCGTGACCACTCATGACGCCGATAACTGCAAAGCGACGGTGCCAACAAGTGGGTCGCTGATGTTCTCAACCCCCGATGGCACGCCCTACTCCAGCTGCACTTTTATCAGCCAGACATCGAGAGTATTCTACAGATTAAGACGTCCAACAAACTTGAAGCGGACTTCCTTGCATGGCATCCCAAGTTCCCGCTAAACGAGTGTGCTTCTCCAACATGGATTTTGTTTACGGGGTGTTTCGTTTCAAGGGACTAGACTTTTTTTTTAGTCCCagggactaaagaaaaaagtTCCTTCAGTAAAGTCTTTTTTTAGTTCCTTaaataaaagtccctcctgtttgattACATAGGAACTAAAAGAAATTTTTTTTATTCTAGTCTCTGTAAACAAACAAGGCCTTAACTGTATCCATGCACAATTCAAATCATGGCCTCCCATCACGCCTGGTTTCAAATTGAGTAGGCCCACCTAGCCATCCAATGTATCCCACAGTCACATGATATTCTCTCGCCCGTATATGAAATCATATTTCAACAGCTGTGGGATCGGGTCTTATAGATTCTTCTTTTACTAGGCCATGTAGTACCATGTGCTTTAGATTCTTGTCACCCGCACTGCAACCCACCATTTGTAAGGTGGCATGAGAAACCGCTATTTTTATGCTATGTTTAACCATGGTGTGGCTGACCCAATATTATCGGAGGCTTTGGCTTGTCAAGAAGCGCTCTCACTTGTccttaacttatcacttgcagatATACAGATAGCTTCAGACTGTCAAGGTGTGACCAAAGATATCCATGAAAATACAGGTGGGCTACACTCTAGCATTATTAAGGAGATTAATCTTACGTCTTAGCAGTTCTCTCGCTGTTCCATCATCTTTGAAAGAGGAGAAACTAATCTGGAGTCACATAGCCTTGCTACGCATAGTCTATGCCTTTTTTCAGGACGCCATGTGTGGCTCCTTAATCCTTCAGATCTACATTGTATCCCTATGAACTTTTTTAATCAATAAAATGGAGTGTGTTTAGAATACAAATAAAGTTCTACCTAAAAGGGAGTTAAAATGAGGCACCCTGTATCAGAAACTACCATCTCTAAATTACATAACTAGGTACTTTTTCCTCTCCGCCTCTTGAACTTTCCCGTAGGCAAGTACGAGCTTGTAGTGTGGGCGTGGGCAGGTCGCGAGATACCGATTTGATTATATTCATTCCATATAGCGTTGTGATAACTGAGAACTCCTTATTTTGGTGGGCCATGTGAGTGTCTACACAATGCTTATTTGTATACATATTATTGCACATACAAACTTGTTATAACAATGTTGTATAATGCATGTGTAGGATGGTTTTGGACTGAGGAAGCAATTTTTggtgcatattttaaagtatgaagAGAATGAAGCTAAAAACAATATCCCATCCATTGAACGAAGCATCATAGATCGCATCTATAGATGGACCTTCATTGCTTCAAAAGATGGACCTTCAAGACATGCTTATTTCTGATTTTTAAAATATACTTTTGTGACCATTATAATACAAtttgtgtgtgaacatgaattttATGCGGAGACATGTTTATGGACCGCGTGTTACACACGTTCTCATTTAGTTGGGAATCACACACGTTTAAATGGCTCGGTGAAAAAACTCATTAAATAAAAATCAGATTCAAAATAGATGTTTTTACTATAGATTATGATACGTGTGTTGGATCCCAAATATGTCacacttttaaaaaatattttgtagccatctgaattttttgataaaaataTTTTACTATGATGCCATGCGAACTCATTTTATTTaagacgtgcgttgcacgtgcatgatTACTAGTCCTATTAAATGATGAAATATTctccatggttacggtgcaatcATAAGCAAGGGACATCCGCTAAGAAACAACCTTATACCCTAAGATCCTACTCTAGGATGTGACCGACTCCACCGTCATAACGTTATAGCTGGAAAGTCTCGTTTCGGACAAATCGGAGGAAATATTTTTAAGAATTAGGGTATACATGTGTTTTGGGTGTTCCTAGGGGTTACCTTCACACAAtcaagcaaaaagtttcactttgcTGCCCCTTTCTGACGCCAGAATCTTTGTAAGAGCTAGGGCATTTTGTCTTTTGAAACAATTAATTAAAAAGTGCAAAATTAATTATGCAACTTCCTATCAAAATTATACTATATTGTTATGCATTTCGTTTATTTTCCAATTGGTTATTCATTTTACAATGGAGTAATGGCCACTGAGGAGTGGGACAAAGCTGTTCTTGGTTTCAAGGGATGGTAAGGGTGGGGCTTCACCCAGCAATAATTGATCTATGGCCAAGCCAAGTTTACTAGAGATGCAAGGTAACTAGTATGAGCTCTAGTAAAATTTTGATATCAAGGGGAATTGTAAAAGGCATTAAAAGAGGGTTTTTACCAAATcacgagaaggtgtttgatgctgtttTGGGAAAGTAAAAGGGTTCTTCTTGTCTTGAGATTTAACAGGATCAAAGGGTAGATGGAAATGAGGTTGATCGCCCATTTTGGGATTATATGATGAAAGTTGCCAATGTAAACTTtctaaaccctagaaatgggcaggaaTAGATTTTCCTAGATCTGGTTATGCAAATCTATTCCCCTAATGCACcatttggtgtggtggcattacttCAGGAATAGAGTGTGTCCAAAATGTTTGCAACCAATTgaggaaacttgacaatgcaaaatTTCTTAATTCTAGCTAGAAATCAACATAAATGGGTTtggggggatttggacaagtgGATCCATTCTccatgatgcaccacttggtgtggacacattattaggtgattagaacatgtccacaatgTTTGagaataattggagaaacttggcaatgtaaacttgTCCAAGTTTCGACCTGGACACAGATGGTTTTGGAGTATGTTTGTGAATCATATTAATTTGGATTGAGACG encodes:
- the LOC123404674 gene encoding uncharacterized protein LOC123404674, giving the protein MATPPPPRRRAADATLEHRASLPRLQWSSAALVLRLHRGMQWCPPVLQTTKHAHRRRMFIRPSLPCASPQQPHRRLTALEHRRARWQHCIDASSDAIVVLP